One Callospermophilus lateralis isolate mCalLat2 chromosome 6, mCalLat2.hap1, whole genome shotgun sequence genomic region harbors:
- the Trim15 gene encoding E3 ubiquitin-protein ligase TRIM15 produces the protein MPSTSSPQLVHEGSACPARAGPLQDAVSAACGHTFGSLCLPAHAQMGAQPSGRVLLCPLCQEEEEQTETLLAPVPLGPVGEMNCEEHGEKIYFFCKNDSEFLCVFCREGPSHQAHTVGLLEEAIQPYRDRLKSRLEALSTEKDKIEDIKCREDQKLHTLLTQIENKKQQVETTFERLQQELEDQRHLLLARLRELEQQIWKERDEYITKVSEEVTQLGVQVKELEEKCQQPGSELLQDVRVNQNRCEMKTFVSPETISSDLIKKIRDLHRKILALPEMMKKFSENLVHHLETDSGIITLDPQTANASLVLSEDRKSVRYTRNKRNLADSPQRFDSLPVVLGSPGFCSGLHRWQVKVQLSDGGGCTVGVAAEEVRRKGEMGLSTQEGVWAVIISHQQCWASTSPGTDLPLSEIPHCIDVTLDYEAGRVTLLDADTQEPIFTFTASFSGRVYPFFAVWKKGSCLTLK, from the exons ATGCCTTCTACCTCCTCCCCGCAGTTGGTCCATGAGGGGTCTGCCTGTCCTGCCCGTGCGGGGCCCCTTCAGGATGCAGTAAGTGCCGCCTGTGGACACACCTTCGGTAGCCTCTGCCTCCCTGCGCATGCCCAAATGGGGGCCCAGCCCTCCGGCAGGGTCCTGCTCTGCCCACTCTGCCAAGAGGAAGAGGAGCAGACAGAGACCCTCTTGGCCCCTGTGCCTTTGGGTCCTGTGGGGGAGATGAACTGCGAGGAGCACGGTGAGAAGATCTACTTCTTCTGCAAGAATGATTCAGAGTTCCTCTGTGTGTTCTGCCGGGAGGGTCCCTCCCACCAGGCCCACACTGTGGGCCTCCTCGAGGAGGCCATTCAACCCTACAGG GATCGTCTCAAAAGTCGTCTGGAAGCTCTGAGCACAGAAAAGGACAAGATTGAAGACATAAAGTGTCGAGAAGATCAGAAGCTCCACACACTTCTG ACTCAgattgaaaacaaaaaacaacaagtaGAAACAACTTTTGAGAGGCTGCAGCAGGAGCTGGAAGACCAGCGGCATCTCCTGCTGGCCAGGCTGAGGGAGCTAGAGCAGCAGATCTGGAAGGAGAGGGATGAGTACATCACTAAGGTCTCTGAGGAGGTCACCCAGCTTGGAGTCCAAGTCAAGGAGCTGGAGGAAAAGTGTCAGCAGCCAGGAAGTGAGCTTCTACAA GATGTCAGAGTCAACCAGAACAG GTGTGAGATGAAGACTTTTGTGAGTCCAGAGACCATTTCTTCTGACCTTATCAAGAAGATTCGTGACCTTCACAGGAAAATACTTGCCCTCCCGGAGATGATGAAGAAATTTTCAG AAAACTTGGTGCATCATCTGGAAACAGATTCAG GGATCATCACTCTGGATCCTCAGACCGCCAATGCAAGCCTGGTCCTCTCAGAAGACAGAAAGTCAGTGAGGTATACGCGGAATAAGCGGAACCTGGCAGACAGCCCCCAACGCTTCGATAGTTTGCCGGTGGTGCTGGGCTCTCCAGGCTTCTGCTCCGGACTCCACCGCTGGCAAGTGAAAGTGCAGCTGAGCGACGGAGGCGGCTGCACGGTGGGAGTGGCTGCCGAGGAAGTGAGGAGGAAGGGGGAGATGGGCCTGAGCACCCAGGAGGGAGTCTGGGCTGTAATCATCTCGCACCAGCAGTGCTGGGCCAGCACCTCCCCGGGAACCGACCTGCCGCTGAGCGAGATCCCTCACTGCATAGACGTCACCCTGGACTACGAGGCGGGGCGTGTGACCCTCCTAGACGCAGACACCCAGGAGCCCATCTTCACCTTTACCGCCTCTTTCTCAGGCAGAGTCTACCCTTTCTTTGCCGTCTGGAAAAAAGGTTCCTGTTTGACTTTGAAGTAG